The Posidoniimonas polymericola genome includes a window with the following:
- a CDS encoding FAD:protein FMN transferase, with product MVSVPARNQSRLAALLMLAAPLALAVLGVAGCGSQSDAPSPSTPARNSSAPNPAGPSANAPVGVVSFTGPTMGTRYSVKVVIDDADERLEELQHRVDERLVEINKRMSTYDPRSELSRFNQSDSEDWFEVSAETAKVVAYALEIAAATGGQFDPTVGPVVNLWGFGPDGRRSEPPTDDEVAAALARIGYQSVEARQEPPALKKSRPDIYVDLSAIAKGYGVDAVSELLTELGAAASMVEIGGEVVCRGRKPDGSSWKIGVEKPDESGRVLQTVLDIDDHAIATSGDYRNFFEDHGERFSHTINPATGRPVTHRLATVSVQAPSCMRADALATALLVMGGDEGYNWASENGVAAMFIERTDDGSKERSTAEWRGPRNRGE from the coding sequence GTGGTTAGCGTGCCGGCCCGGAACCAATCGCGTCTGGCCGCGCTGCTGATGCTGGCGGCCCCGCTGGCACTGGCGGTGCTTGGCGTTGCGGGCTGCGGCTCGCAGTCGGACGCCCCATCACCAAGCACGCCGGCCCGCAACTCGTCGGCCCCTAATCCGGCAGGGCCGAGCGCGAACGCCCCGGTCGGGGTCGTCTCGTTCACCGGCCCGACGATGGGCACGCGGTACTCGGTCAAGGTCGTCATCGACGACGCCGACGAGCGGCTCGAGGAGCTGCAGCACCGGGTTGATGAGCGGCTGGTCGAGATCAACAAGCGGATGTCGACCTACGACCCGCGATCGGAGCTGTCGCGGTTCAACCAGTCCGATTCCGAGGACTGGTTTGAGGTTTCGGCCGAGACCGCCAAGGTCGTGGCGTACGCCCTTGAGATCGCCGCCGCTACCGGCGGCCAGTTCGACCCGACCGTTGGCCCGGTAGTGAACCTGTGGGGCTTCGGGCCCGACGGGCGGCGGAGCGAACCGCCCACCGACGACGAGGTCGCCGCGGCGCTCGCGCGGATCGGCTACCAGAGCGTGGAGGCCCGCCAGGAGCCGCCCGCCCTCAAGAAGTCGCGCCCCGATATCTACGTCGACCTGTCGGCGATCGCCAAGGGCTACGGCGTCGATGCGGTTTCGGAGCTGCTGACCGAGCTCGGCGCCGCGGCCTCGATGGTCGAGATCGGCGGCGAGGTCGTCTGCCGCGGCCGCAAGCCGGACGGGTCGTCGTGGAAGATCGGGGTCGAGAAGCCCGACGAGAGCGGCCGCGTGCTGCAGACCGTCCTCGACATCGACGACCACGCCATCGCCACCAGCGGCGACTACCGCAACTTCTTTGAGGACCACGGCGAGCGGTTCTCGCACACCATCAACCCCGCCACCGGCAGGCCGGTCACGCACCGGCTGGCGACCGTCAGCGTGCAGGCGCCGTCCTGCATGCGGGCCGACGCGTTGGCCACCGCCCTGTTGGTCATGGGCGGGGACGAGGGGTACAATTGGGCGAGCGAGAACGGCGTCGCCGCGATGTTCATCGAGCGGACGGACGACGGCTCTAAAGAGCGGTCCACGGCCGAATGGCGTGGCCCGCGCAACCGCGGCGAGTAA
- the nqrM gene encoding (Na+)-NQR maturation NqrM — translation MTTALISVAVFAVALAGMAVGVLISNRRIKGSCGGLASMKDSNGNSICDACTNPSPECRGERAREGAASASE, via the coding sequence ATGACCACCGCCCTGATCTCAGTCGCCGTCTTTGCAGTCGCCCTGGCGGGCATGGCGGTCGGCGTGCTGATCAGCAACCGGCGGATCAAGGGCTCGTGCGGCGGGCTGGCGAGCATGAAGGACAGCAACGGCAACTCCATCTGCGACGCCTGCACCAACCCCTCGCCCGAGTGCCGCGGCGAACGTGCTCGCGAGGGCGCGGCCTCGGCCTCCGAGTAG
- a CDS encoding glycosyltransferase family 87 protein — protein sequence MSAESSGPKPPASDWAPPQWLRVVVGVMIAAGVCLGAHRAFEGRYISGPYDAAQDGFFDFTHGVYYPCQAFVDGVSAYGRDFIEGYPVDMSVPLYTPSHFLLHAPLVALPLLPASIFYFLLILLMVYAIARLSARAACVPRAWPIIACLIVMTRGGQATMASGYFTLELVLGGLVAIHYAASRPWLAACGVLLAAGKPTYLLPLLILLACRGNWRAALGGGVLTGAVSALAVGWMAFKNGLPAFFRSLTERAELRQSLDDQLPINSFTQIDLISLVSKWMDWNPGYGTSMAVMLVLLVPLGFALRRLRREGDFAGAATPSGAVIALGTVASVFHQSYDALLLTGAIAGLVTGLPRPAWRWFPLWGRWAVAAMLLGPSFNILSTRSFIQRVGLEAPESGFQFVTSINGVLLAAAFVTLTVLVMSRPKTGVGPAAED from the coding sequence ATGTCGGCTGAGAGCAGCGGGCCGAAGCCGCCGGCGAGCGACTGGGCGCCTCCCCAGTGGTTGCGAGTCGTCGTCGGTGTGATGATCGCCGCCGGCGTCTGCCTGGGCGCCCACCGGGCATTCGAGGGCCGGTACATCTCAGGGCCCTACGACGCAGCGCAGGACGGCTTTTTCGATTTCACGCACGGCGTTTACTACCCGTGCCAGGCGTTTGTCGACGGCGTTAGCGCCTACGGCCGCGACTTCATCGAAGGCTACCCGGTCGACATGTCGGTGCCGCTGTACACACCGTCGCACTTCCTGCTGCACGCGCCGCTGGTCGCGCTGCCGCTGCTGCCGGCCAGCATTTTCTACTTCCTGCTGATCCTGCTGATGGTGTACGCTATCGCCCGGCTGTCTGCGCGCGCGGCGTGCGTCCCGCGGGCGTGGCCGATCATCGCGTGCCTGATCGTGATGACCCGCGGCGGCCAGGCGACGATGGCGTCCGGCTATTTCACGCTCGAGCTCGTCCTCGGCGGGCTGGTCGCGATCCACTACGCGGCGAGCCGACCGTGGCTGGCGGCTTGCGGCGTGCTGCTGGCGGCTGGCAAGCCAACCTACCTGCTCCCGCTGCTGATCCTCTTGGCCTGCCGGGGCAACTGGCGGGCCGCGTTGGGCGGCGGGGTGCTGACGGGCGCCGTTTCGGCGTTGGCGGTTGGTTGGATGGCCTTCAAGAACGGCCTCCCGGCGTTCTTTCGGTCGCTGACCGAGCGGGCCGAGCTCCGCCAGTCGCTCGACGACCAGCTGCCGATCAACAGCTTCACGCAGATCGACCTGATCAGCCTGGTCAGCAAGTGGATGGACTGGAATCCGGGCTACGGGACTAGCATGGCGGTGATGCTGGTGCTGCTCGTCCCGCTAGGGTTCGCGCTGCGTCGGCTGCGGCGAGAGGGCGACTTCGCCGGCGCGGCGACCCCGTCGGGCGCGGTCATCGCGTTGGGGACCGTGGCGTCGGTGTTCCACCAGTCGTACGACGCGCTGCTGCTGACCGGTGCGATCGCCGGCCTCGTGACCGGCCTGCCGCGGCCCGCCTGGCGGTGGTTCCCGCTGTGGGGGCGATGGGCCGTGGCCGCGATGCTGCTGGGCCCTTCGTTCAACATCCTCTCAACCCGGTCCTTCATCCAGCGGGTTGGACTCGAGGCTCCCGAATCTGGGTTCCAGTTCGTCACCAGCATCAATGGCGTGCTGCTGGCGGCGGCGTTCGTCACGCTCACCGTGCTGGTGATGAGCCGCCCAAAGACCGGCGTTGGGCCCGCGGCGGAAGATTGA
- a CDS encoding polysaccharide deacetylase family protein, with product MRKPIASLSLDLDNKWSYLRTLGPGRWESYPCYLQVVAPRIIEVMQQFGLGLTVFVVGRDLDQESGRNAVRALADAGFELGNHTYNHYPWLATLSDAEVEREIADAEEAITLIAGERPIGFRGPGFAFSQSLVATLARRGYRYDASVLPAVTAPAARLYCSVRSFWSSDTETQTFGSVRDGFGALRPHRLDTADGPIVEMPVTTMPLARTPIHMTYLSHLAQYSRRAASAYLRTAARLCRLRGVAPSLLLHPLDFMGVEDDPDLNFFPGMQLPGAAKRELLSEMLERFAEHFQLGTVAAHAGQAVPQWEPIEPVASVSGAGDVG from the coding sequence ATGCGCAAGCCGATCGCGAGCTTGTCGCTCGATCTTGATAACAAGTGGTCCTACCTGCGGACCCTTGGGCCGGGGCGGTGGGAGTCGTACCCCTGCTACCTGCAGGTGGTCGCCCCCCGCATTATCGAGGTGATGCAGCAGTTCGGCCTCGGCCTGACGGTCTTTGTAGTCGGCCGGGACCTCGACCAGGAGTCGGGCCGGAACGCCGTGCGTGCGCTGGCCGACGCGGGCTTCGAGCTCGGCAACCACACCTACAACCACTACCCCTGGCTGGCGACGCTCTCCGACGCCGAGGTCGAGCGCGAGATCGCCGACGCCGAAGAGGCGATCACCCTCATCGCGGGCGAACGACCGATCGGGTTCCGGGGCCCAGGGTTTGCGTTCTCCCAGTCGCTCGTGGCGACCCTCGCCCGCCGCGGCTACCGCTACGACGCCAGCGTCCTGCCGGCGGTCACGGCGCCCGCCGCGCGGCTGTACTGCTCGGTCCGCTCGTTCTGGTCCAGCGACACCGAGACCCAAACCTTCGGGTCGGTCCGCGACGGTTTCGGCGCGCTCCGCCCGCACCGGCTCGACACCGCCGACGGCCCGATTGTCGAGATGCCGGTGACGACCATGCCGCTCGCACGGACGCCGATCCACATGACCTACCTTTCGCACCTGGCGCAGTACTCCCGCCGCGCGGCCTCGGCCTACCTGCGGACCGCGGCCCGGCTGTGCCGGCTCCGCGGCGTGGCGCCGTCGCTGCTGCTGCACCCGCTGGACTTCATGGGCGTCGAGGACGACCCCGACCTCAACTTCTTCCCCGGCATGCAGCTGCCCGGCGCCGCGAAACGCGAGCTGCTGAGCGAGATGCTCGAGCGGTTTGCCGAGCACTTCCAGCTCGGCACGGTCGCCGCGCACGCCGGCCAGGCGGTTCCACAATGGGAACCGATCGAGCCGGTCGCTTCGGTCTCGGGGGCCGGCGATGTCGGCTGA
- a CDS encoding NAD(P)/FAD-dependent oxidoreductase, with the protein MDANNINDDNDSRRHWAVVGGGMLGMTLALRLAQQGQRVTLLEAAPTLGGLASAWRLGDVTWDRFYHVTLLSDSSLRGLLAEIGLEDSMRWIETKTGFYSGGRLHSMSNSVEFLRFPPLTLIEKLRLGGTIFLASKLKNWRRLEKVSVESWLRRYSGGGVFEKIWLPLLKAKLGETYKQTSAAFIWAHINRMYAARRSGLKKEMFGYVPGGYSAILERLAQTLDPLGVEIKCSSPVHEALSVEDGSVSVSAGDQPPQRFDRVVFTTPTPSIVNAVPELRPEERQRFEGVRYLGIVCASLLLKKPISKYYVTNITDAWVPLTAVIEMTTIVDRDELGGSALVYLPKYVPSDDPLFEESDESLQERWIGTLEKMYPHFSRDDVQAFQVCRARNVMAMPTIGYSEKLPPLRTSVPGVFAVNSAHILKGNLNVNETVQVADEAITGVLASELGPAAGRRPSRPAPTGGSDAQADRELVARS; encoded by the coding sequence GTGGACGCCAACAACATCAACGACGACAACGACTCGCGGCGCCACTGGGCGGTGGTCGGCGGCGGCATGCTCGGCATGACCCTCGCCCTGCGGCTCGCGCAGCAGGGGCAGCGCGTCACGCTGCTCGAGGCCGCGCCCACGCTCGGCGGACTCGCCAGCGCCTGGCGGCTGGGCGACGTCACCTGGGATCGCTTCTACCACGTCACGCTGCTCTCCGACTCGAGCCTCCGCGGCCTGCTCGCGGAGATCGGCCTCGAGGATTCGATGCGGTGGATCGAGACCAAGACCGGCTTCTACTCGGGCGGCCGGCTGCACTCGATGTCCAACTCGGTCGAGTTTCTGCGGTTCCCGCCGCTCACGCTGATCGAGAAGCTGCGGCTGGGCGGCACGATCTTCCTCGCCTCGAAGCTGAAGAACTGGCGGCGGCTGGAGAAGGTCTCGGTGGAGTCGTGGCTCCGCAGGTACTCGGGCGGCGGGGTATTCGAGAAGATCTGGCTGCCGCTCTTGAAGGCCAAGCTCGGCGAGACCTACAAGCAGACCTCCGCGGCGTTCATCTGGGCGCACATCAACCGGATGTACGCGGCGCGCCGGTCGGGGCTCAAGAAAGAGATGTTCGGCTACGTGCCGGGCGGCTACAGCGCGATCCTCGAGCGGCTCGCCCAGACGCTCGATCCGCTCGGCGTTGAGATCAAGTGCTCGTCGCCCGTGCACGAGGCGCTCTCCGTCGAGGACGGGTCCGTCAGCGTCAGCGCCGGCGACCAGCCGCCGCAGCGGTTCGACCGCGTGGTGTTCACCACGCCGACGCCGTCGATCGTCAACGCCGTGCCGGAGCTGCGGCCGGAGGAACGGCAGCGGTTCGAGGGCGTCCGGTACCTGGGGATCGTGTGCGCGTCGCTGCTGCTGAAGAAGCCGATCTCTAAGTACTACGTCACCAACATCACCGATGCGTGGGTCCCCCTGACCGCGGTGATCGAGATGACCACGATCGTCGACCGCGACGAGCTGGGCGGCTCGGCCCTGGTGTACCTGCCGAAGTACGTCCCCTCGGACGACCCGCTGTTCGAGGAGTCGGACGAGTCGCTCCAGGAGCGCTGGATCGGCACGCTCGAAAAGATGTACCCGCACTTCTCCCGCGACGACGTCCAGGCTTTCCAGGTCTGCCGCGCCCGCAACGTGATGGCGATGCCGACCATCGGCTACTCGGAGAAGCTGCCGCCGCTGCGGACCTCGGTCCCCGGGGTGTTCGCGGTCAACTCGGCCCACATCCTCAAGGGCAACCTGAACGTCAACGAGACCGTGCAGGTCGCCGACGAGGCCATCACCGGCGTGCTAGCGTCCGAGCTCGGTCCTGCCGCCGGCCGCCGTCCGTCACGCCCAGCCCCGACGGGAGGTAGCGATGCGCAAGCCGATCGCGAGCTTGTCGCTCGATCTTGA
- a CDS encoding glycosyltransferase family 2 protein translates to MLTPQDEINCTEDTVATLDAAPASAGSRDRQVRPARVLVVLPAYNEGEALPPLLESIAKTLEGRVADYEIIVVDDGSADNTALVVSRASFEYPVRLVRHERNSGLAAALRTGLETAVGIAHPDDIIITMDADNTQPPGLMPRMLAMIGEGHDVVIASRFQPGAQVVGVPLYRNLLSQASLVLFKVALPIRGVRDYTCGYRAYRVEPLRDAMLDYGDRFVSERGFSCMVDVLLKLRGRGLVMGEAPMILRYDQKPGASKMRVLRTVGQTLSLIIRRRLGR, encoded by the coding sequence ATGCTTACTCCCCAAGACGAAATCAACTGCACAGAAGACACGGTCGCCACGCTCGACGCGGCGCCGGCGTCGGCCGGGAGCCGTGACCGGCAGGTCCGCCCGGCGCGCGTGCTGGTCGTGCTTCCCGCCTACAACGAGGGCGAAGCGCTCCCGCCGCTGCTCGAGTCGATCGCCAAGACGCTCGAGGGCCGCGTCGCGGACTACGAGATCATCGTAGTCGACGACGGCAGCGCCGATAACACCGCGTTGGTCGTCAGCCGGGCGTCGTTCGAGTACCCGGTGCGTCTGGTCCGACACGAACGCAACAGCGGCCTCGCCGCGGCCCTGCGGACCGGCCTGGAGACCGCGGTCGGCATCGCGCACCCAGACGACATCATCATCACCATGGACGCCGATAACACGCAGCCGCCGGGCCTGATGCCGCGGATGCTGGCGATGATCGGCGAGGGCCACGACGTGGTCATCGCGTCCCGCTTCCAGCCGGGCGCCCAGGTGGTGGGCGTGCCGCTGTACCGCAACCTGCTGAGCCAGGCGTCGCTGGTGCTGTTCAAGGTCGCCCTGCCGATCCGCGGCGTCCGCGACTACACCTGCGGCTACCGCGCGTACCGGGTCGAGCCGCTCCGCGACGCCATGCTCGACTACGGCGACCGCTTCGTCAGCGAGCGGGGCTTCTCCTGCATGGTCGACGTGCTGCTGAAGCTCCGCGGACGCGGTCTGGTCATGGGCGAGGCGCCAATGATCCTCCGCTACGACCAGAAGCCGGGCGCCAGCAAGATGCGGGTGCTTCGCACCGTCGGGCAGACGCTCTCACTGATCATCCGCCGCCGGCTGGGGAGGTAA
- a CDS encoding WecB/TagA/CpsF family glycosyltransferase has protein sequence MAIQEAIAAEVGLAPAADPPTFPPAADSVEQPCSPPRHDVLGVGISVLNLDTAVEAVDSAVRSGRKGYVCVTDVNSLMAAQDCDEFRGILNGSYLTTPDGMPMVWMGKWNRYPEIDRVYGPDLMLGVCRQGVAEGRTHYLLGGRPGVAEQLAARLEEKIPGLKIVGKCTPPFRPFTEQERQDLIDEIAELRPDCIWVGLGAPKQERLMVELLPALDTKLMFGVGAAFDFHAGLVRQAPRWMQRSGTEWFFRLCMEPRRLWRRYLVNNPRFLMLVSRQLAKGRPARADLPAAVLAEETLA, from the coding sequence ATGGCAATTCAGGAAGCAATCGCTGCCGAGGTCGGGCTCGCGCCCGCGGCTGATCCGCCCACGTTTCCGCCCGCGGCCGACAGCGTCGAGCAGCCCTGCTCCCCGCCCCGGCACGACGTGCTGGGCGTCGGCATCAGCGTGCTGAACCTCGACACGGCGGTCGAGGCCGTCGACTCGGCGGTCCGCAGCGGACGCAAGGGCTACGTCTGCGTGACCGACGTCAACTCGCTGATGGCGGCCCAAGACTGTGACGAGTTCCGCGGGATCCTGAACGGGTCGTACCTCACCACGCCCGACGGCATGCCGATGGTGTGGATGGGCAAGTGGAACCGCTACCCCGAGATCGACCGCGTCTACGGCCCCGACCTGATGCTCGGCGTTTGCCGCCAAGGGGTCGCCGAGGGCCGCACGCACTACCTGCTGGGGGGCCGCCCCGGCGTCGCCGAGCAGCTGGCCGCACGCCTCGAGGAGAAGATCCCGGGCCTCAAGATCGTCGGCAAGTGCACGCCCCCGTTCCGCCCGTTTACCGAACAGGAGCGGCAGGACCTGATCGACGAGATCGCCGAGCTGCGCCCCGATTGCATCTGGGTCGGCCTTGGCGCGCCGAAGCAGGAGCGGTTAATGGTCGAGCTGCTGCCGGCGCTCGACACCAAGCTGATGTTCGGCGTCGGCGCGGCGTTCGACTTCCACGCCGGCCTGGTCCGCCAGGCGCCGCGGTGGATGCAGCGGAGCGGCACGGAGTGGTTCTTCCGGCTCTGCATGGAGCCCCGCCGGCTGTGGCGGCGGTACCTTGTCAACAACCCCCGCTTCCTGATGCTTGTTTCCCGCCAGCTCGCGAAAGGTCGTCCCGCTCGGGCCGATCTGCCCGCAGCGGTGCTCGCCGAAGAGACGCTCGCCTGA
- a CDS encoding glycosyltransferase, which produces MSTPRVSVLMAAYNATPYLPQAVESILGQTFTDFEFIIVDDGSTDDTPAYLQSLSDPRVRVVSQANTGLAVALNVGLENCRGEYVARMDADDISLPERLGRQVRFLDEQPAVGCVGCQTAQFGDAKIGGGLHMPTTHRDICRALDEGRHALVHPSIMARTELVRRVGGYWSMRLVSEDHDLFMRLSEAAEMANVGPVLFQYRVHAGSLNGKNMRSIIRGIKYSIELAQRRRSRRPAIGYAEFTERLDAAPPVARAREWVSAYAKSSYLAGVGEMYGGRVWRGRAKIAMAAALAPKLTLHRLIRVVAGDKRRGKTTVAAPRAPRASEVGHA; this is translated from the coding sequence ATGAGCACACCGAGAGTCTCGGTCCTGATGGCCGCCTACAACGCGACGCCGTACCTGCCCCAAGCGGTCGAGTCGATCCTCGGACAGACCTTCACGGATTTCGAGTTCATCATCGTCGACGATGGCTCGACCGACGACACCCCGGCCTACCTCCAGTCGCTCAGCGACCCGCGCGTGCGGGTGGTGAGTCAGGCGAACACCGGGTTGGCGGTCGCGCTGAACGTCGGATTGGAGAACTGCCGGGGCGAGTACGTCGCGCGGATGGACGCCGACGACATCTCGCTGCCGGAGCGGCTCGGGCGGCAGGTGAGGTTCCTCGATGAACAACCGGCGGTCGGCTGTGTCGGTTGCCAGACCGCCCAGTTCGGCGACGCGAAGATCGGCGGCGGGCTCCACATGCCGACCACGCACCGTGACATCTGCCGCGCCCTGGACGAGGGGCGGCACGCGCTAGTGCACCCCAGCATCATGGCGCGGACCGAGCTGGTGAGGCGGGTCGGCGGGTACTGGTCGATGCGGCTGGTCAGCGAGGACCACGACTTGTTCATGCGACTTAGCGAGGCCGCCGAGATGGCGAACGTTGGCCCGGTGTTGTTCCAGTACCGGGTGCACGCGGGCAGCCTCAACGGCAAGAACATGCGGTCGATAATCCGCGGCATCAAGTACTCGATCGAGCTCGCGCAGCGACGCCGGTCGCGGCGCCCGGCAATCGGCTACGCGGAGTTCACCGAGCGGCTAGACGCCGCGCCGCCCGTCGCGCGGGCGCGCGAGTGGGTGAGCGCCTACGCCAAGTCGAGCTACCTGGCCGGCGTTGGCGAGATGTACGGCGGACGCGTGTGGCGGGGCAGGGCGAAGATCGCCATGGCCGCGGCGCTGGCGCCGAAGCTCACCCTGCACCGGCTGATCAGGGTCGTCGCGGGGGACAAACGCCGCGGGAAGACCACGGTCGCCGCGCCCCGGGCGCCGCGTGCGTCCGAGGTCGGTCACGCGTGA
- a CDS encoding O-antigen ligase family protein, producing MHSSHDNSEQRTAALGIPKLGSAVVGMSVMLCLMFMGMMHDFRSAGLTHDQLLEQTLDEMNRFEQDVTAAYPERKAAFVLSAVLAAYCLATAPGGVRIGSPLLAALILAALAWTCASWFWSIDQGKTARELVRITVYFGLAVGLAVRYDLAEICSIVFLTSAMTVAFACGHEVVFGSARELDNTWRLAGSLHPNPLGRFTAMVAIPALAYARVAKERRWLWLLILGASLLVIALTKSRTALACCVAGMAMVYVLTPGWRKLALQGAVALTVVGAGMIFFGVGGSAVLKTSGEVVTMGRHDKVGSLTGRLPLWEALLERSESRRVQGFGFGAFWTADNNESIAEQVSWIPGHAHSGYVETLIGLGAVGLTLMLLILLLSTSRMCYWAMAYDSTPCRVLAAVMVAAIINTMTEGGFALPRELAIFSMMFAAAASLRYAPGESKERAAEPARVAPVWGPVGLEGGA from the coding sequence ATGCATTCCTCCCACGACAACTCAGAGCAGCGTACCGCGGCGCTCGGCATCCCCAAGCTGGGGTCGGCCGTGGTGGGCATGTCGGTGATGCTCTGCCTGATGTTCATGGGCATGATGCACGACTTCCGCTCGGCCGGCCTCACGCACGACCAGCTCCTAGAGCAAACACTCGACGAGATGAACCGCTTTGAGCAGGACGTCACCGCCGCCTACCCCGAACGCAAGGCGGCTTTTGTCTTGTCCGCGGTCCTGGCGGCCTACTGCCTGGCGACCGCCCCGGGCGGGGTGCGGATCGGCTCTCCCCTGCTCGCCGCTCTGATCCTGGCCGCACTGGCGTGGACCTGCGCCTCGTGGTTCTGGAGCATCGACCAGGGCAAGACGGCCCGTGAACTGGTCCGGATCACGGTCTACTTCGGGCTCGCGGTCGGGCTGGCGGTGCGCTACGACCTCGCAGAAATCTGCTCGATCGTCTTCCTGACCTCGGCCATGACGGTCGCCTTTGCCTGCGGCCACGAGGTCGTGTTCGGCTCGGCCCGAGAGCTGGACAACACGTGGCGGCTGGCCGGATCGCTCCACCCCAACCCGCTGGGCCGCTTCACCGCCATGGTGGCAATACCCGCGTTGGCCTACGCCCGGGTAGCGAAGGAGCGCCGCTGGTTGTGGCTGCTGATCCTGGGCGCGTCGCTGCTGGTGATCGCCCTGACCAAGTCCCGCACCGCGCTAGCGTGCTGCGTGGCGGGCATGGCGATGGTGTATGTGCTCACGCCCGGTTGGCGCAAGCTGGCGCTGCAGGGCGCCGTGGCCCTGACGGTCGTGGGCGCCGGGATGATCTTTTTCGGCGTGGGCGGTTCGGCCGTGCTGAAGACCTCCGGGGAGGTTGTCACGATGGGCCGGCACGACAAGGTGGGTTCGCTCACGGGCCGGCTGCCGTTGTGGGAGGCCCTGCTCGAGCGCTCCGAGTCGCGGCGGGTGCAGGGGTTTGGCTTCGGCGCGTTCTGGACCGCCGACAACAACGAGTCGATCGCCGAGCAAGTCAGCTGGATCCCGGGCCACGCCCACAGCGGTTACGTCGAGACGCTCATCGGCCTGGGCGCGGTCGGCCTGACGCTGATGCTGCTGATCCTCCTCCTCTCGACGTCGCGGATGTGCTACTGGGCGATGGCGTACGACTCCACGCCCTGCCGTGTCCTGGCGGCGGTGATGGTGGCCGCGATCATCAACACGATGACCGAGGGCGGATTCGCGCTGCCCCGCGAGCTCGCCATCTTCTCGATGATGTTCGCCGCGGCGGCGTCCCTGCGTTACGCCCCCGGGGAGTCGAAAGAACGGGCGGCCGAACCGGCCAGGGTTGCGCCCGTGTGGGGGCCGGTCGGCCTGGAGGGGGGAGCATGA
- a CDS encoding CpsD/CapB family tyrosine-protein kinase, giving the protein MNTDTESGRTLDFERPSDPRAHRVAGAKAVPSRRGADAFDAIVWRLRSNEDNPTEGFAVGVMGCHRRCGATTVAANVAIRYADHGLGPVLLVECNPVAPRLAKSFRLGRVAGLTEAVTGSADLSECIHATRVDGLDVMPLGAQKSLGGGAGIAGQFASLLSEVRSEYSVVMLDLPPADKSLGALLPIAQQADAVLLVLRSEATRRRAASNALQKLRQDGVSVIGSVVTRRKSFATRWLGASL; this is encoded by the coding sequence ATGAACACAGATACCGAGTCGGGGAGAACCCTGGATTTCGAGCGCCCCTCGGATCCGAGGGCGCACCGCGTGGCGGGCGCCAAGGCCGTGCCAAGCCGTCGGGGCGCCGACGCCTTCGACGCCATCGTGTGGCGGCTGCGCAGCAATGAAGACAACCCCACCGAGGGGTTCGCCGTCGGCGTCATGGGCTGCCACCGGCGTTGCGGCGCGACGACCGTTGCGGCCAACGTGGCGATCCGCTACGCGGACCACGGCTTGGGGCCGGTGCTGCTTGTCGAGTGCAACCCGGTTGCACCACGTCTCGCGAAGTCGTTCCGTCTGGGGCGGGTGGCCGGACTCACGGAGGCCGTCACCGGCAGCGCCGATTTGTCTGAGTGCATCCACGCCACCCGTGTCGACGGTCTAGACGTGATGCCGCTGGGCGCGCAGAAGTCGCTGGGCGGCGGCGCCGGCATCGCCGGCCAGTTCGCCTCGCTGCTCTCGGAGGTGCGGAGCGAGTACTCCGTCGTGATGCTCGACCTGCCGCCGGCCGACAAGTCGCTCGGCGCGTTGCTGCCCATCGCCCAGCAGGCCGACGCGGTGCTGCTGGTGCTGCGGAGTGAAGCGACCCGCCGACGGGCCGCCAGCAACGCCCTGCAGAAGCTCCGTCAGGACGGGGTCTCTGTGATCGGCTCGGTTGTCACCCGGCGCAAGAGCTTCGCCACCCGCTGGCTGGGAGCGTCGCTGTAG